From Acidobacteriota bacterium:
GAAGGGCATCGCCGAACCCGATCCCTCTCTCGACATCGACGGCGGAGACACATCCGCGAAGCTTGTTCTGATCGCCAATTCCGTTCTGGACCTGGCCTTTTCTCTCAAGGACGTCCCCACGGAAGGCATCCGGCGGATCACCTCCGAAGATATCGCCGCCGCCCGGAAACAGAATCTCGAACTCAAGCTGATCGGCTCCTGCCGGAAAGACTCCGGCGGAAACTGGAGGCTCCAAACGTCCGTTCGATCCGTCGATGCCACGCATCCCCTTTTTCACGTCCGGGGAACGGAGAAAGGGATTGCCTACCATACCGACACCATGGGATCAGTGGTCGTCACTGGGGGGCGGTCCAACCCCCGCGGAACGGCGGCCGCGCTGCTCAAGGACATTCTGAACATCCGCCGGGGCATTCTCTAGACTCGGAATTGACCCCCGCCGCCTTTTCTGATAACGTTAGGCGTCGCTTCGGCGAAACCGGGCGGCCGGTCTTCGGACGGAGAGGTGTCCGAGTGGCTTAAGGAGCACGCTTGGAAAGCGTGTGTGTGTTGCAAAGCGCACCGCGGGTTCGAATCCCGCCCTCTCCGCCACTCAACTCAGCATGAAAACCCGATGGGAATTGTCTTCCTTCCGGCCTTTTGATAAGATAACAAACGTTGGAATCATATTCATTTGAGGAGCCGTTATCATGGACAGCAAAGATCTTATCCTTCTCGAAAACCTTTACGGCGCGCACAACTATCACCCCCTGGATGTTGTTGTAGAAAAAGCCAAGGGGGTCTGGATGTGGGACGTCGAAGGGAAAAAGTATCTGGACTTCCTGAGCGCCTATTCCGCCGTCAATCAGGGACACTGCCATCCCCGGATTGTTCGGGCTCTCCAAACCCAAGCCAAGCAACTGACTCTGACATCGAGAGCTTTCCGAAACAACCAGTGGCCCATGCTGGCCAAGGAATTGTGCGATCTCACGGGCTACAACATGGTTCTGGCCATGAATTCGGGCGCTGAAGCCGTCGAAACCGCCGTCAAATGCGCCCGGAAATGGGCCTACCAGAAAAAAAACGTCCCGGAAGACCGGGCCGAAATCATCGCCTGCTGCAACAATTTTCACGGCCGGACGGTGACGATCATCAGTTTTTCCACAGAAACCCTTTATCGGAACGATTTCGGTCCGTTCACGCCCGGATTCCGGATCATCCCTTTCGGCGATGCGGCGGCTCTCGAGGAGGCGATCACGCCCAATACCGCGGGGTTCATTTTCGAGCCCATTCAGGCTGAAGCCGGCATCCTCTTTCCTCCTGACGGATTCCTGAAACAGGCCAGAGATATCTGCGCCGAACGCAACGTTCTGTTCATCGCCGACGAAATCCAGACGGGACTCGGCCGCGCAGGGCGCATGCTGGCCTGCGACTACGAGGATGTGCGTCCGGACATGATCATTCTGGGCAAATCGCTGGCCGGCGGATGTTATCCGGTCTCGGCGGTTTTAGCTTCTCAGGAAATCCTGGGTGTTTTCAAACCGGGAGAACACGGATCGACTTTCGGAGCAAACCCGCTGGCCTGTGCCGTGGCCCGGGAAGCGATGTGCGTGATGCGAGAGGAAAAACTCCTCGAAAATTCCGCAGCCATGGGCGCCTATTTCCTGGAGAAACTGAAAACCATCCGAAGCCGGCATATCAAGGAAGTCCGGGGGAGGGGCCTGCTCATCGGTGTCGAGCTCAAGCCCGAAGCCGGCGGAGCCCGGAGATTCTGCGAAGCCCTGGCCGCCGAAGGCCTGCTCTGCAAGGAAACACACGATCATGTCATTCGATTTGCCCCTCCGCTGATCATCACTCAGCGGGAAATCAATTGGGCTTTCAAACGCATCAAGGCGGTATTCAAAAAACTTGAAAACAGCTGAATGCCCACTTTTGAGGACACCTTGAATTCGATTCAAGGCAAAGAGCGGTCGTAATAAATTGGCACACAATTTGCATAAATGTGGGTCAGGAGGAAAAGATGAAAACTTGGAAAATGACGATCCTGGTTATGGGGATGATCCTTGCTTTGGGCTGCATCATTTATGTTCCCGTCGACGAGCAATCCCCCCGGCGGCCGCCCAGACCGGCGGACGAAAGATATGACGAGAGATACGACCGGGATTATTCCTCCGACAGGGGTTTTGATACTTCCTATTTCTACGATTATCTGTCTCCCCATGGACACTGGATTGCCTACCGTCCCTATGGGTATGTCTGGATTCCCCGATACGTAGGTCCCCAATGGCGGCCCTACACTTACGGTCGCTGGATCTGGACCAATTTCGGTTGGACCTGGGTCTCGAGTTATGAATGGGGCTGGGTTCCCTTTCACTACGGCCGCTGGGGTTGGGACAACCGTCTGGGATGGTATTGGGTTCCCGACACGGTCTGGGGTCCGGCTTGGGTTACCTGGAGATACGGCAATAATTATGCCGGTTGGGCGCCTCTGCCTCCGGGTGTGAGATACACCCCGGGTTACGGAATTCGAGGCCGCGATTTCCATGTCCCCGGCAATTATTGGGTGTTCCTGGACCGCCGGCATTTCATGGATCCTTCCCTGAATCGCTATATCCTTCCTCCCGAACGAAACCTCACCGTCGTCAATCTGACCACACTGCGCGAAGGGTTGCGTGAAAGGGACGGCCGCATCTTCAATGAGGGGATCGACGTCAATCAGATCCGCAGAGACACCGGGCAGAACATCTCTCCCGTTCAACTGCGTAACGCGGAAAAACCCGGACAGTCCCGGGTGGAATCCGACGGCGTCGTCGTCTACAGACCGTCCGTGACGAAGAACGAATCCGCCCGGCCCAAGACCGTCTTACGCCGCGAAGACGCCGAAACTCAAATTCAGAGAGACCGGCGCATCGGCGGGCCCGTCC
This genomic window contains:
- a CDS encoding DUF6600 domain-containing protein translates to MKTWKMTILVMGMILALGCIIYVPVDEQSPRRPPRPADERYDERYDRDYSSDRGFDTSYFYDYLSPHGHWIAYRPYGYVWIPRYVGPQWRPYTYGRWIWTNFGWTWVSSYEWGWVPFHYGRWGWDNRLGWYWVPDTVWGPAWVTWRYGNNYAGWAPLPPGVRYTPGYGIRGRDFHVPGNYWVFLDRRHFMDPSLNRYILPPERNLTVVNLTTLREGLRERDGRIFNEGIDVNQIRRDTGQNISPVQLRNAEKPGQSRVESDGVVVYRPSVTKNESARPKTVLRREDAETQIQRDRRIGGPVRDPESEAVPIREIHERESRLMKETQEDEIRVLRRQAEEDKRTVRSETEKRRLDREVQTRETELKKKHVEEKSRLERRQAEEKKTVEKKGEVEKKTLKKKDDPDR
- the rocD gene encoding ornithine--oxo-acid transaminase, with protein sequence MDSKDLILLENLYGAHNYHPLDVVVEKAKGVWMWDVEGKKYLDFLSAYSAVNQGHCHPRIVRALQTQAKQLTLTSRAFRNNQWPMLAKELCDLTGYNMVLAMNSGAEAVETAVKCARKWAYQKKNVPEDRAEIIACCNNFHGRTVTIISFSTETLYRNDFGPFTPGFRIIPFGDAAALEEAITPNTAGFIFEPIQAEAGILFPPDGFLKQARDICAERNVLFIADEIQTGLGRAGRMLACDYEDVRPDMIILGKSLAGGCYPVSAVLASQEILGVFKPGEHGSTFGANPLACAVAREAMCVMREEKLLENSAAMGAYFLEKLKTIRSRHIKEVRGRGLLIGVELKPEAGGARRFCEALAAEGLLCKETHDHVIRFAPPLIITQREINWAFKRIKAVFKKLENS